The following proteins come from a genomic window of Novosphingobium sp. P6W:
- a CDS encoding thiamine pyrophosphate-binding protein codes for MDDTNNLGRRRFIKASVLAGIAIPSLPAAAQGQTVSGPQKVMPPNAEAAAVEHGTFTRDAGEPHLIHNPGSDFMVDLLKATGTRYVAAMAGATFRGLHESIVNYGGNKSPELIVCVHEEISAAIAHGYAKVANEPMACLVHSTVGLLHASMAIYNAWCDRAPMMVIAGNGLDATKRRPGVEWVHTAQDLGAFVREYVKYDDTPISLQHYAESFMRAHELSMTPPYEPVMIVADSELQEEAVAAGAQLNIPARAPVYPPTASPSAMDRTADILLAADFPLIVADRAARSQSGVDLIVELAELLNAPVIDRAGRFNMPTTHYLCQTGLQGTLLRQADAILALELTDLWGTINTVPDIVERPSRRVARPDAKVIHITASYGYVRSVVQDAQRYFAADVAVDADAEASLPSLIASVRRKLSTQKSEAIAAKKAKLEASYADMRASDAAAATIGWDASPISTARLSMEIWDQIKDLDWGLVSNHAFISSWPQRLWDFTKYHQYIGGEGGYGVGYGAPAAVGAALAHRDAGRIAVAIQCDGDLMMLPGTLWTAAHHRVPLLMVMHNNRSWHQETMHLKRMAGRRDRDPHSWPIGTTMTNPEIDFAKIAQGMGVHAEGPISKPEHLKGALARALSVVRSGRPALIDTITQVR; via the coding sequence ATGGACGACACGAATAATCTCGGGCGTCGGAGATTCATCAAGGCATCAGTCCTAGCGGGGATTGCGATCCCCTCCCTGCCGGCTGCTGCCCAAGGCCAAACCGTATCTGGGCCGCAGAAGGTCATGCCACCAAATGCCGAAGCAGCCGCCGTGGAACATGGCACGTTCACGAGAGATGCAGGCGAGCCGCACCTCATACATAACCCGGGTTCTGACTTTATGGTCGACCTCCTAAAGGCGACAGGCACCCGCTACGTCGCTGCGATGGCCGGTGCCACCTTTCGCGGGTTGCACGAGTCGATCGTCAACTATGGCGGCAACAAATCTCCCGAGCTGATTGTTTGCGTGCACGAGGAAATATCGGCAGCGATTGCTCATGGCTATGCCAAGGTCGCCAATGAGCCCATGGCCTGCCTGGTACATAGCACCGTAGGGCTACTGCACGCATCAATGGCAATCTATAACGCCTGGTGCGACAGGGCACCGATGATGGTGATTGCGGGCAACGGACTGGACGCGACCAAACGCCGGCCAGGTGTCGAATGGGTTCATACCGCGCAGGACCTCGGCGCATTCGTTCGCGAATATGTCAAATATGACGACACGCCTATCAGCCTCCAGCATTATGCTGAATCTTTCATGCGCGCGCACGAGCTCTCCATGACGCCGCCCTATGAGCCGGTGATGATCGTCGCCGACTCCGAACTACAGGAAGAAGCGGTCGCGGCTGGCGCGCAACTCAACATCCCGGCGCGCGCACCGGTTTATCCCCCCACCGCGTCACCCAGTGCCATGGATCGCACTGCCGACATTCTCCTTGCCGCCGATTTCCCTCTGATCGTCGCCGACCGCGCGGCGCGTTCTCAAAGTGGTGTCGATCTTATCGTTGAACTCGCAGAACTTCTAAATGCGCCGGTGATCGACCGGGCCGGGCGCTTTAACATGCCCACCACCCATTATCTGTGCCAGACAGGGCTGCAGGGCACCCTGCTGCGCCAGGCTGATGCCATCCTCGCGCTCGAGCTCACCGACCTTTGGGGCACAATCAACACGGTGCCGGACATCGTCGAGCGTCCGTCCCGTCGCGTCGCGCGACCCGACGCCAAGGTCATTCATATCACCGCCAGCTATGGCTACGTGCGGTCCGTGGTGCAGGATGCCCAGCGATATTTCGCAGCGGACGTTGCCGTTGACGCCGATGCCGAGGCAAGCCTTCCATCGCTGATCGCGTCCGTGCGCCGCAAGCTGTCCACCCAGAAAAGCGAAGCCATCGCCGCGAAAAAGGCGAAGCTTGAGGCCAGTTATGCGGACATGCGCGCAAGCGACGCTGCTGCAGCGACCATCGGCTGGGATGCTTCCCCGATCAGCACGGCCCGGCTCTCGATGGAGATCTGGGATCAGATCAAGGACCTCGACTGGGGCTTGGTGTCCAATCATGCGTTCATAAGTTCCTGGCCCCAGCGCCTATGGGACTTCACCAAATATCACCAGTATATCGGGGGAGAGGGTGGCTATGGCGTTGGCTATGGCGCACCGGCGGCAGTCGGCGCCGCCCTAGCTCACAGAGACGCCGGGCGCATCGCGGTGGCCATCCAATGCGACGGGGATCTCATGATGCTGCCGGGTACCTTGTGGACGGCGGCTCACCATCGGGTTCCGCTCCTGATGGTGATGCACAACAACCGCTCCTGGCATCAGGAAACAATGCACCTCAAGCGCATGGCGGGGCGTCGCGATCGCGATCCCCATTCCTGGCCCATCGGAACGACGATGACAAATCCGGAAATTGATTTTGCCAAGATTGCCCAAGGAATGGGGGTCCATGCCGAGGGGCCCATTTCCAAGCCCGAGCATCTCAAAGGCGCGCTCGCAAGGGCGCTTTCGGTGGTGCGAAGCGGCCGCCCGGCTCTCATTGATACCATAACGCAGGTGAGGTGA
- a CDS encoding c-type cytochrome, with protein sequence MHRYLLASSLGLFSLAFLLSASAAQPNEQSANDLTAPYETRDPGQTLYVRQGCYQCHGLAGQGSIMSGPSLLPLRIDSMAFSNYVRNPKGNMPPYTTNSLPDSDLGKIENFIRSLPRPRPYQSIPALARLGSPSVRPAGGAALPDGRALYQHNCAACHGVAREGGIAPPLVDEHERRDASAVIALIVNPPSGMPKLSPDPLGDREVEAIARFVTTPAAP encoded by the coding sequence ATGCATCGCTATTTGCTCGCAAGCTCGCTTGGGTTGTTTTCCCTTGCTTTCCTTCTTAGCGCCAGTGCAGCCCAGCCTAACGAACAATCCGCCAATGACCTGACGGCGCCTTACGAGACACGAGACCCCGGTCAGACACTCTATGTTCGCCAAGGCTGTTACCAGTGCCACGGGCTGGCTGGACAAGGCTCGATCATGTCAGGCCCCAGCCTGCTGCCCCTGCGGATCGATAGCATGGCCTTCAGCAATTATGTGCGCAATCCCAAAGGCAACATGCCGCCCTATACTACCAATTCCCTACCTGACTCAGACCTCGGAAAGATCGAGAACTTCATTCGATCATTACCGAGACCCCGACCCTACCAATCCATCCCGGCACTCGCTAGGTTGGGATCGCCTAGTGTTAGACCCGCCGGAGGAGCGGCGCTACCCGACGGACGGGCGCTGTATCAGCATAATTGCGCCGCATGTCACGGGGTCGCGCGCGAGGGCGGCATAGCCCCTCCTCTCGTCGACGAGCATGAACGGCGCGACGCATCCGCGGTCATCGCACTCATCGTCAACCCGCCCAGCGGTATGCCGAAGCTCAGCCCCGATCCACTGGGCGATCGAGAGGTCGAAGCAATCGCGCGCTTTGTCACGACGCCCGCTGCGCCGTAA
- a CDS encoding TonB-dependent receptor: MKDIRYTLSTSLFALACALSPSAHAQTGAPVPSVAAPQTAQDVEKTGLNDIVVTARKTSESIQRAPASIVAVGGEELQSRGITDAVSLAKILPSANLRTQGPVTQVYIRGIGTRSDLPNFQAASALLLNGVIVQRYGTFGLTYDLDRVESIAGPQGTLYGGSAAGGAINLYSDLPDDDFSGNVQAAYGNYNSVQVTGGQNLAVSDGLSFRIAGDYKRRDSFYGNGMNAQNNWSGRVSALIKPSDNIRAHIFYQHGHDTGKPITNLVTNPPADPDHPFRLPAVGAAGNPLNGRETYQDNRNDILGANITLDVGNSTFTYIPAYVDFKAEYLYFSGPVGNKLYVYDREKQLSQELRWNGSAGPVKLTAGLFYLRNKTDFTDTQYRYTSPTTFNQVLLNITDQTNTSYAAFAQAVVSVTDALRLTAGARYSRDKIEATGTGAGGVRIGFNHAHSRPDYKVGVDYDVADHVLVYANLQSGYIGFGYNPDVGPTATNPQNPIVPESKLTAISGGLKSRFLDNRFELNVEGFHYLYKNFQAIQFVSATGLSTVLNADKSTIYGVDVNLRARITPTLSFNGAIVLQHARYNDFAGVGYDFSGNHMINAPDVNFQAGIEKRVDLESGATITGRVDTQYENGHYGAFNNLPTQRQKSFHRTDASITFAPAGDRWNIQFYVRNIEDATVFTTINGGSPTTPASGGLEPPRTFGGRLSFKW, from the coding sequence ATGAAAGATATCCGTTATACGTTAAGCACATCGCTATTCGCTCTGGCTTGTGCGCTCAGCCCGTCAGCACACGCCCAGACAGGTGCTCCGGTTCCATCAGTGGCAGCGCCGCAGACAGCGCAGGATGTTGAAAAAACGGGCCTCAATGATATCGTGGTGACGGCACGAAAGACATCCGAGAGCATCCAGCGAGCGCCCGCCTCTATCGTCGCAGTCGGCGGCGAAGAGCTACAGTCGCGTGGCATCACCGACGCCGTATCGCTCGCCAAGATCCTGCCGAGCGCCAACCTTCGGACGCAAGGCCCTGTCACCCAAGTCTACATTCGCGGCATCGGGACGCGCAGCGACCTTCCCAACTTCCAGGCGGCCTCGGCCCTGCTCTTGAACGGCGTCATTGTCCAGCGCTACGGGACCTTTGGCCTGACCTACGACTTGGACCGGGTGGAATCGATCGCTGGACCGCAGGGAACTCTCTACGGCGGCTCAGCAGCTGGCGGCGCGATCAACCTCTACTCCGATCTCCCCGATGACGATTTCTCCGGGAATGTTCAGGCTGCCTATGGCAACTACAATTCGGTCCAGGTTACGGGCGGCCAGAACCTCGCGGTGTCCGATGGGCTGAGCTTCAGGATCGCCGGCGACTACAAACGCCGTGATTCTTTCTACGGCAATGGCATGAACGCGCAAAACAACTGGAGCGGCCGGGTCTCCGCACTGATCAAACCGAGCGACAATATCCGTGCCCACATCTTCTATCAGCACGGTCACGATACGGGCAAGCCGATCACTAACCTTGTCACGAATCCGCCGGCGGATCCGGACCATCCTTTCCGCTTGCCCGCCGTCGGTGCCGCTGGAAACCCTCTGAACGGTCGGGAAACATACCAGGACAACCGCAACGACATCCTGGGAGCCAATATCACGCTGGACGTAGGCAACTCGACCTTCACATACATCCCTGCGTACGTGGACTTCAAGGCCGAGTATCTTTACTTCAGTGGACCTGTCGGTAACAAGCTATACGTCTACGATCGCGAAAAGCAGTTGTCACAGGAATTGCGTTGGAACGGAAGCGCTGGGCCTGTCAAGTTGACTGCCGGTCTCTTCTATCTGCGTAACAAGACCGACTTCACTGACACGCAATATCGTTACACTTCCCCGACGACCTTCAACCAAGTCTTGCTGAACATTACAGACCAGACCAATACCAGCTACGCCGCATTTGCCCAAGCTGTCGTCTCGGTGACCGATGCGCTGAGGCTGACGGCGGGCGCGCGTTACTCCCGTGACAAAATCGAGGCCACTGGCACCGGCGCAGGCGGCGTCCGGATCGGCTTCAACCATGCGCACTCGCGTCCCGACTACAAGGTGGGTGTTGACTATGACGTGGCAGACCACGTGCTGGTCTATGCCAACCTGCAATCGGGATATATCGGCTTTGGCTATAATCCGGACGTTGGGCCCACGGCCACCAATCCGCAGAACCCTATCGTCCCGGAATCGAAACTGACCGCCATCTCAGGGGGCCTCAAATCCCGCTTCCTGGACAACCGCTTCGAGCTTAATGTCGAAGGTTTCCATTATCTCTACAAGAATTTCCAGGCCATCCAGTTCGTAAGCGCGACCGGCCTGTCGACCGTCCTCAATGCCGACAAGTCGACCATCTATGGGGTGGATGTAAACCTGCGTGCACGCATCACGCCGACATTGTCGTTCAACGGCGCTATTGTGCTTCAACATGCCCGTTACAACGATTTCGCGGGTGTCGGGTATGATTTCAGCGGCAACCACATGATCAATGCGCCCGACGTCAACTTCCAGGCTGGCATCGAAAAGCGCGTCGATCTGGAAAGTGGCGCGACCATCACGGGGCGCGTCGATACCCAATATGAAAATGGCCACTACGGCGCCTTCAACAACCTGCCGACGCAGCGGCAGAAGTCATTCCATCGCACGGACGCCTCCATCACTTTCGCTCCTGCAGGCGATCGCTGGAACATCCAATTCTACGTCCGGAATATCGAGGATGCGACTGTCTTTACGACTATCAACGGTGGATCCCCGACAACGCCGGCAAGCGGCGGGCTCGAACCGCCCCGGACCTTCGGAGGACGGCTGTCCTTCAAGTGGTAG
- a CDS encoding Rieske 2Fe-2S domain-containing protein, whose product MTTNNTHKPAAFDGYYRKQVDTPDMMLCSVGRGTPGGEYLRRFWQPVAYLSELGELPLRVRALGEDLVAFRDGAGDVGVLHLHCCHRNTSLEFGVVEKRGIRCCYHGRLFAPDGTLLEIPGDPNAARLMCEVSQGGYPVHVFAGIVFTYMGPPDRIPAFPMLDRFEIPGVELVPGVRFELECNWVQIKENVVDPHHTNILHVIPQRRGVEHFADEFEHFPELTFMETPAGAMYLAARRSGDNVWVRSAEFFGPNIHCISSIFEAGAAPKAATPPFMTFWTLPVDDEKSINFYLSHVASEETMPFDKRRALEIFGQRDDRPYAERQYLPGDHEAQVGQGPINVMALEHLGTHDRGIVMFRRFVRQGIKAVAEGKDPKGFYLSSEDLPPTYANDRIFPVDEIGGSPNDPTVLVRLAEQVGRAYLEQPPMPTLKTMRSTEAEASS is encoded by the coding sequence ATGACCACGAACAACACGCACAAACCTGCGGCCTTTGACGGCTACTATCGCAAGCAGGTCGATACCCCTGACATGATGCTCTGCAGCGTCGGACGTGGGACCCCGGGGGGCGAGTATCTGCGGCGTTTCTGGCAACCGGTTGCGTATCTGAGCGAACTTGGCGAGCTCCCGCTACGCGTGCGTGCGCTTGGAGAAGATCTCGTAGCGTTCAGGGATGGTGCCGGGGACGTCGGCGTGCTTCACCTGCACTGCTGCCATCGCAACACCTCGCTCGAATTTGGGGTCGTCGAGAAGCGAGGGATCCGCTGCTGCTATCACGGGCGCCTTTTCGCTCCTGACGGCACATTGCTCGAAATACCGGGGGATCCCAACGCAGCGCGGCTCATGTGCGAGGTATCCCAGGGTGGCTACCCGGTGCACGTCTTTGCCGGCATCGTCTTTACCTACATGGGCCCGCCGGACCGGATTCCCGCCTTTCCCATGCTCGACAGGTTCGAGATACCGGGCGTTGAGCTGGTCCCGGGCGTGCGCTTCGAGCTGGAATGCAACTGGGTACAGATCAAGGAAAACGTCGTTGATCCGCACCACACCAACATTCTGCATGTGATCCCGCAGAGGCGTGGCGTCGAGCACTTTGCGGACGAGTTCGAGCATTTCCCGGAACTGACATTCATGGAAACGCCCGCAGGGGCGATGTATCTTGCGGCACGACGCTCCGGAGACAATGTCTGGGTCCGCTCGGCGGAATTCTTCGGGCCCAACATTCACTGCATAAGCTCGATCTTCGAGGCCGGCGCCGCCCCGAAGGCCGCAACGCCGCCGTTCATGACCTTCTGGACGCTTCCTGTCGACGACGAAAAGAGCATCAATTTCTACCTGAGCCACGTGGCTTCGGAGGAGACGATGCCGTTCGACAAGCGACGCGCGCTCGAGATCTTCGGCCAACGCGATGATCGCCCCTACGCAGAGCGGCAATACCTGCCAGGTGATCATGAAGCGCAGGTCGGGCAAGGTCCGATCAACGTCATGGCGCTTGAACATCTCGGAACGCATGACCGCGGCATTGTGATGTTCCGCAGGTTTGTGCGCCAAGGCATCAAGGCGGTGGCCGAAGGGAAGGATCCCAAAGGCTTTTATCTGTCGAGCGAGGATCTGCCGCCCACCTATGCGAATGACCGCATCTTCCCGGTCGACGAGATAGGAGGTTCGCCGAATGATCCCACCGTCCTTGTCCGGTTGGCCGAACAGGTAGGCCGCGCCTATCTGGAGCAGCCGCCGATGCCCACTCTCAAGACCATGCGCTCCACTGAGGCCGAGGCTTCCTCATGA
- a CDS encoding non-heme iron oxygenase ferredoxin subunit: MTLEAPHMNWVATIPVEDVDDEFPSMVVAGDVEMVVCRSDDGIFALGNICSHAYARLSDGHTCDNEVFCPLHMGSFDIRTGQAIASPCYEPVASYPVKIEDGMVYICPVAKHP, encoded by the coding sequence ATGACCCTGGAAGCCCCACACATGAACTGGGTGGCAACGATACCGGTAGAAGATGTCGATGACGAGTTTCCGTCGATGGTCGTGGCCGGAGATGTCGAGATGGTCGTTTGCCGTTCGGATGACGGAATCTTCGCACTCGGAAACATATGCTCGCACGCTTATGCAAGGCTGTCGGACGGCCATACCTGCGACAATGAGGTCTTCTGCCCACTCCACATGGGCAGTTTCGACATCCGTACCGGGCAGGCCATCGCCTCCCCATGCTACGAGCCGGTGGCCTCCTACCCGGTCAAGATCGAGGACGGGATGGTATACATCTGCCCGGTAGCCAAACACCCTTAA
- a CDS encoding MarR family winged helix-turn-helix transcriptional regulator yields MSLKLSDITGFSSSYDVLGYLLRLMSSIWHRQLNAELARIDLTEMQFVLMIGLGWLLESNVKGVTQRELAEACGVSTALASQVMKPLTKKGLVDVGPHATDARARVVSLSPSGEEKLKEAAAILRQADEQFRADNPKVFDKLFKALREAVDVKMTVAGDHPEDLGAMPR; encoded by the coding sequence ATGAGTTTAAAGCTTTCGGACATCACGGGCTTCAGCTCTTCGTACGACGTTCTTGGGTACCTCCTGCGCCTCATGTCCTCGATTTGGCACCGCCAGCTCAATGCGGAGCTTGCCAGGATCGATCTAACCGAGATGCAGTTCGTGCTCATGATCGGTCTTGGTTGGCTCCTGGAATCCAACGTCAAGGGCGTGACCCAGCGCGAACTCGCCGAGGCGTGCGGCGTAAGCACGGCGCTTGCCTCCCAGGTCATGAAGCCGCTGACCAAGAAGGGCCTAGTCGATGTCGGTCCACATGCTACTGACGCGCGCGCGCGGGTCGTCAGCCTCAGCCCCTCGGGTGAGGAGAAGCTGAAGGAAGCAGCGGCGATCCTTCGTCAGGCCGACGAACAGTTTCGCGCGGACAATCCGAAGGTTTTCGACAAGCTATTCAAGGCGCTGCGCGAAGCTGTGGATGTGAAGATGACTGTTGCAGGCGATCACCCCGAAGATCTCGGAGCAATGCCGAGGTAA
- a CDS encoding class II aldolase/adducin family protein: MTNLNDARLQLVVANRILAHEGVMDAYGHVSMRSPWNPQRFLLARSCSPALVTAEDILEFDLNGNPDHPDDRPLYIERFIHAAMYAARPDVLAVAHSHATDVLPYTVTRKPLRALIHSAGVIGHELPCWDIHDRFGDSNMLVVNMAQANDLAQRLGANRVVLMRGHGFSAVARSLVELIRICVYLRINAAVLAKALEFGDVTYLSEGEIDNICAVDAGAPEVQRAWRYWAARAGCEKLLPT, translated from the coding sequence ATGACCAACTTGAATGACGCCAGACTGCAACTGGTGGTCGCCAACCGCATCCTGGCGCATGAAGGGGTGATGGACGCATATGGCCATGTCAGCATGCGTAGCCCCTGGAATCCGCAGCGCTTTCTCTTGGCGCGGTCATGCAGTCCGGCCTTGGTCACCGCCGAGGACATCCTGGAATTCGACCTTAACGGGAACCCAGATCACCCGGATGATCGCCCTCTTTACATCGAGAGGTTCATCCATGCCGCCATGTATGCGGCGCGACCCGACGTCTTGGCGGTGGCGCATAGCCATGCCACCGATGTCCTCCCTTATACCGTCACTCGGAAGCCCCTGCGCGCCCTTATCCATAGTGCTGGCGTCATCGGCCATGAGCTTCCCTGCTGGGACATTCACGACCGCTTCGGCGATTCCAACATGCTCGTGGTCAACATGGCACAGGCGAATGACCTTGCCCAAAGGCTCGGAGCAAACCGGGTGGTGCTCATGCGGGGCCACGGCTTTAGCGCAGTTGCAAGATCCTTGGTCGAACTCATACGCATATGCGTTTACCTGCGCATCAATGCCGCGGTGCTTGCAAAGGCGCTGGAGTTCGGGGACGTCACCTATCTGAGCGAAGGTGAGATAGACAATATCTGCGCCGTGGATGCCGGGGCGCCCGAGGTACAGCGCGCCTGGCGCTACTGGGCAGCTCGAGCGGGATGCGAGAAGCTGTTACCGACCTAA
- a CDS encoding glutathione S-transferase family protein — translation MKLYYSPGACSMVVRMVLNHVGQTYTSVRVDLSAGEQQSSWFLAINPKGKVPTLVRDDGTILTELGTILEWIALQHPAEALIPNDDDQAIRVREIVEYCISTIHAFATTRIFMPAAFGAEADRSTIVAEGQLRLGRGLALLDKRFCDGDYFVGKLTIADFMIYWIALGAVIAELDLPPAIRRGFESTGRLPAVQQSLVEEGFA, via the coding sequence ATGAAGCTCTACTACTCACCCGGCGCCTGCTCGATGGTTGTTCGCATGGTTCTGAATCATGTCGGCCAAACCTATACCTCCGTCCGGGTTGATCTTTCTGCAGGCGAGCAGCAGTCATCCTGGTTCCTCGCCATCAATCCGAAAGGAAAGGTTCCCACCCTCGTTAGGGACGATGGAACGATCTTGACCGAACTCGGCACGATTCTCGAGTGGATAGCGCTGCAGCATCCTGCAGAAGCGCTCATACCGAATGATGATGATCAGGCGATCCGCGTTCGGGAAATAGTGGAATACTGCATTTCGACCATCCACGCTTTCGCTACGACCAGGATCTTCATGCCTGCTGCGTTTGGCGCCGAAGCTGACCGCAGCACGATTGTCGCCGAGGGGCAATTACGGCTTGGCAGGGGATTAGCCTTGCTGGACAAGCGGTTCTGCGATGGCGACTACTTCGTCGGCAAACTGACGATCGCCGACTTCATGATCTACTGGATCGCGCTCGGTGCGGTTATCGCGGAACTCGATTTGCCACCCGCCATACGGCGGGGGTTCGAATCAACGGGGCGCCTCCCTGCGGTGCAGCAGAGCCTCGTAGAAGAGGGCTTCGCCTAG
- a CDS encoding amidohydrolase family protein, giving the protein MKIIALEEHVVPRPISEAWIRTAERQDRSVGYSHKHLTSRLEDLDHLRLSEMADCGIDMQVLSLPGPAFQNFEPNEAIALAREFNDSLASTVARRPDKFEAFASLPMPSPEDAASELERAVQRLGMQGALLCGRTGRRHMDDRSFDPVYATAERLRAPLYIHPQMPPADVMDAYYTGFEPVAEFMLATAGIGWHYEAGLEFLRMIMGGVFDRFPNLQVMLGHWGEVVLFYLDRIALLDKAGLKLERPLREYFQQNAYYTPSGIFSQKYLQWTIAEVGVERIIFSQDYPYQMSASGRARAFLEEAVISQHDKEGIAHRNWENLTRRIIRQ; this is encoded by the coding sequence ATGAAAATTATCGCGCTGGAGGAACATGTCGTTCCGCGCCCTATCAGCGAAGCATGGATCCGCACGGCGGAACGGCAGGATCGAAGCGTCGGCTACAGTCATAAGCACCTCACCAGTCGTTTGGAGGACCTCGATCACCTGCGGCTGTCAGAGATGGCGGACTGCGGTATCGATATGCAGGTCTTGTCACTTCCAGGGCCAGCATTCCAAAATTTCGAACCGAATGAGGCAATTGCGCTAGCGCGGGAATTCAACGATTCATTGGCATCCACCGTTGCTCGGCGGCCGGACAAATTCGAAGCCTTTGCTTCGCTTCCTATGCCCTCTCCGGAAGATGCTGCGTCCGAACTCGAACGCGCTGTACAGCGGTTGGGAATGCAGGGCGCTCTCCTGTGTGGAAGAACCGGCCGCCGGCATATGGATGATCGCAGTTTCGACCCCGTCTATGCTACTGCAGAGCGTCTCCGGGCGCCATTGTACATCCATCCCCAGATGCCGCCTGCGGATGTGATGGACGCCTACTACACAGGCTTCGAGCCGGTCGCGGAGTTCATGCTGGCAACAGCGGGGATCGGTTGGCACTACGAGGCGGGGCTCGAATTTCTGCGCATGATCATGGGCGGCGTCTTCGACCGCTTTCCCAATCTTCAAGTGATGCTTGGTCATTGGGGCGAGGTCGTTCTGTTCTACCTCGACAGGATCGCCCTGCTCGATAAGGCTGGCCTCAAGCTGGAACGCCCCTTGCGTGAATATTTCCAGCAAAACGCTTATTACACGCCGAGTGGCATCTTCTCGCAGAAATACCTGCAATGGACGATTGCCGAGGTGGGTGTCGAGCGGATCATCTTTTCGCAAGACTATCCCTACCAGATGTCCGCGAGCGGCCGCGCCCGTGCGTTTCTCGAAGAAGCGGTGATTTCACAGCACGACAAGGAAGGCATTGCCCATCGCAACTGGGAGAATTTGACGCGCCGGATCATCCGGCAATGA
- a CDS encoding dienelactone hydrolase family protein, with product MTYSTKIAASDGSGEFDVYVAEPADAPRAAIVVIQEIFGVNAGIRRKCDLLAQEGYLALAPDLFWRLEAGLQLDADNPTSMVKGVELVIKFDTDVAVTDIQTTIDQARAMSDGRRVGVVGYCLGGRMAAYAAARTDGDAFVGYYGVLIEHMLGEKDAIHKPLMLHIPEHDDHVPFAVQAIIHAAFDDHPQVTLHDYPGQHHGFADTFGERRSAIAAGLADERSSAFFATALD from the coding sequence ATGACATATTCTACCAAGATTGCGGCTTCGGACGGCAGCGGTGAGTTCGACGTCTATGTGGCTGAGCCAGCAGATGCGCCGCGAGCGGCGATCGTGGTCATCCAGGAAATATTTGGGGTCAACGCGGGCATCCGCCGCAAGTGCGACTTGCTGGCGCAAGAGGGCTATCTGGCTCTTGCCCCGGACCTGTTCTGGCGCCTGGAGGCAGGCTTGCAGCTCGATGCCGACAACCCTACCTCGATGGTCAAGGGCGTAGAACTTGTGATCAAGTTCGACACAGACGTCGCCGTGACCGACATCCAGACTACGATCGATCAAGCGCGCGCCATGTCGGATGGCCGGAGGGTCGGGGTGGTCGGCTATTGCCTCGGAGGCCGGATGGCCGCCTATGCCGCTGCTCGAACTGACGGGGATGCCTTCGTAGGATATTACGGGGTCCTGATCGAGCACATGCTTGGTGAGAAGGATGCGATCCACAAGCCGCTGATGCTCCACATCCCCGAGCATGATGACCATGTTCCTTTCGCCGTCCAAGCAATAATCCACGCTGCCTTTGACGATCACCCGCAGGTTACGCTCCACGACTATCCCGGCCAGCATCACGGCTTTGCCGATACCTTTGGTGAACGGCGTTCGGCAATCGCGGCAGGTCTCGCCGACGAGCGCTCAAGTGCGTTTTTCGCGACCGCGCTGGATTGA